The proteins below come from a single Candidatus Cloacimonadaceae bacterium genomic window:
- a CDS encoding sigma-54 dependent transcriptional regulator — protein sequence MNNIHVLLADDDLIFCRLVKPILLKENYEVTVANSTNEAHKILTDTKIDVIMLDMCFPSLRDGFALLDKVHSEYPEIVILMISGSGHIPDAVLAIKNGASDFIEKPIEPDHMILRLKTLSERILAARSIHQLEKAAIGMVGVSAAMNHVFESIIKAARYDCPVLITGETGVGKELAAHAIHRLSEHGARSMVCINCASVPKELFEAELFGYEKGAFTGAEKAHRGYFEFAHNNSFFLDEISELPFVLQAKMLRVISAGEIQKVGGTVQQVKTRIISATNQDIEALVAANEFREDLFYRLNTLHIHIPPLRNRKEDIPALATVFVNDFCNRNNISPKMISPTALGWLIEQEWKGNSRELKNILERVVIFTTNDSLDVVNFTTPPDKTFMDNGCGESQSLRKAMLNFEKMYIEMYLKINDYNISKTAVAIKTDKSNLFKKIRALGILLPD from the coding sequence GTGAATAATATCCACGTTCTGTTGGCTGACGACGATCTCATCTTTTGCCGTCTGGTAAAACCTATTTTGCTCAAGGAAAACTATGAAGTGACCGTGGCAAATAGCACGAATGAAGCTCATAAGATATTGACCGATACAAAAATAGACGTCATTATGTTAGATATGTGTTTTCCCTCTCTCAGGGACGGCTTTGCACTCCTGGATAAGGTGCATTCCGAGTATCCGGAGATCGTGATCCTGATGATATCCGGCTCAGGACACATACCCGATGCCGTATTGGCAATCAAGAACGGCGCCAGCGACTTCATCGAAAAACCGATCGAACCGGATCACATGATCCTGAGGTTGAAAACCCTCAGCGAACGCATCCTCGCCGCCAGAAGCATCCATCAATTGGAAAAAGCCGCCATCGGCATGGTAGGTGTATCCGCTGCCATGAACCATGTCTTCGAAAGCATCATCAAAGCTGCCCGTTATGACTGCCCGGTCCTGATCACCGGCGAGACCGGTGTGGGAAAAGAATTGGCGGCGCATGCCATCCATCGTCTCAGCGAACACGGAGCAAGAAGCATGGTTTGCATCAATTGCGCCTCCGTGCCCAAGGAACTCTTTGAAGCAGAACTCTTTGGCTATGAAAAAGGAGCCTTCACGGGAGCGGAAAAAGCACATCGCGGCTATTTTGAATTTGCCCACAACAACTCCTTCTTCCTGGACGAGATCAGCGAATTGCCCTTTGTCCTGCAAGCCAAGATGTTGCGCGTCATTTCCGCCGGCGAGATTCAAAAAGTGGGCGGCACCGTTCAGCAAGTCAAAACCCGCATCATCAGTGCCACAAACCAAGATATCGAAGCTCTGGTAGCGGCTAACGAATTCCGCGAAGACCTGTTCTATCGTCTGAACACCCTTCACATCCACATTCCTCCCCTGAGAAACCGCAAAGAGGATATCCCCGCCCTCGCCACAGTGTTCGTGAACGATTTTTGCAACCGCAATAACATCTCCCCGAAAATGATCAGCCCCACCGCTCTGGGTTGGCTCATAGAGCAAGAATGGAAAGGAAACTCACGGGAGCTGAAAAATATCCTCGAAAGAGTGGTAATTTTTACCACAAACGATAGTCTTGACGTGGTAAATTTCACCACACCACCCGATAAAACTTTTATGGACAACGGTTGCGGCGAATCTCAGTCCCTTCGCAAAGCCATGCTCAACTTTGAAAAGATGTATATCGAAATGTAT
- a CDS encoding ATP-binding protein yields the protein MRRFKIVPFCFMLIVLFGCQPFRRIVTHELVLEEVNRIDEPVKSWIFGDLKGTEEDFLITADTQAMNLYAICVQNQCGKVVSQINLGAKIRGLRVLSDPRDDSRWLFFTYNDQRSVTIAAAQYQWKIPLQREERMFESILRTDRHLGNPNFEWLAMVYPEILADIDGDGRLELVCRMIDGFTVNPRGLVVYDFETGRIKWRFDTSTSFNSVLFDDFDNDGNREFILSNFAFRNSMEVKHGMDDSSGWIMVLDNKGNRLYTQKEFDGYGQVHLTTADIDQDGIKEIYVVNTTWGSENIRNSVSIQHWDGKRLKKSKSWAQPSTFERTVVAPIMNEMDNAHTRRILLVDKGFGLVVLNENLEKVEHSYTDFVKVICAVEDITQEGNKEILLLTEDNHFAVLDSKINLVAKIKNPFPDSDQVSAHIVKNGFAKERLIAIVSPREVHYYRLKLLPLPLLIYRFAEKNAIFISILFGFIILALLIHYFRRRRMFMLATNTLSQGLILLSTKNHICFANQYVRDLISGKETHGKHLHINSLRESLPDLYTAMVEFCDGSESAKNLEMKLGEERLEHKVTIFKLYGLRKRYMITLIPLRQISELVQDKLLWADIARRLSHHVRRHITNVLLALNLLQQGESGEDKSAEYIKIIKDEIDKIRVFTHAFQRFTELKDYDLKRQDIIPSVEHCLSRIHIPENVRLIKNWQLNSLEAFIEPIRFEEALTNLINNSLEAMPDGGILHITINEFPLHDCPKGALTVLVEIEDSGIGIPQKYMEEIWRPFFTTNQSGTGIGIPESQKIIDSMGGSMSISSEEGIGTVVSIWLKGSVRE from the coding sequence TTGCGAAGATTTAAGATCGTTCCGTTCTGTTTCATGCTAATTGTCCTCTTCGGATGCCAGCCATTCCGCAGGATCGTCACGCACGAACTGGTGTTGGAAGAGGTAAATCGCATCGATGAACCGGTCAAATCCTGGATCTTTGGAGATTTGAAAGGCACGGAAGAGGATTTTCTGATCACTGCGGACACGCAGGCGATGAACCTCTATGCCATCTGCGTTCAGAACCAATGCGGAAAAGTGGTTTCCCAGATCAACCTTGGTGCCAAGATTCGCGGGCTCAGGGTTTTGAGCGATCCCAGAGACGACTCCCGCTGGCTTTTTTTCACCTACAACGACCAACGCAGCGTGACCATCGCCGCGGCGCAGTATCAATGGAAGATCCCCTTGCAGCGCGAGGAGAGGATGTTTGAAAGCATCCTACGAACGGACAGGCATTTGGGCAACCCGAACTTTGAATGGTTAGCGATGGTCTATCCTGAAATACTCGCCGATATTGATGGCGACGGACGCCTGGAGCTCGTATGCAGAATGATTGATGGCTTTACCGTAAATCCCCGCGGTCTCGTAGTTTACGATTTTGAAACGGGCAGAATCAAGTGGCGCTTTGATACCAGCACTTCGTTCAACAGTGTTTTGTTCGACGATTTTGACAACGACGGCAACAGGGAATTCATCCTCTCCAACTTTGCTTTCAGAAACAGCATGGAAGTGAAACACGGCATGGACGACTCCAGCGGTTGGATCATGGTTTTGGACAATAAAGGAAATCGCCTTTACACTCAAAAGGAATTTGACGGATACGGACAAGTCCATCTCACCACGGCGGATATCGATCAGGACGGAATCAAGGAAATCTATGTGGTAAACACGACCTGGGGCTCGGAAAACATCCGCAATTCCGTTTCCATCCAACATTGGGACGGGAAAAGGCTGAAAAAGAGCAAGAGCTGGGCGCAGCCTTCCACCTTTGAAAGAACCGTCGTGGCACCGATCATGAACGAAATGGACAATGCCCACACCCGCAGGATTTTGTTAGTGGACAAGGGTTTCGGCTTGGTGGTTTTGAACGAGAATTTGGAGAAGGTCGAGCACAGCTATACGGACTTCGTCAAAGTGATCTGTGCGGTGGAGGACATCACGCAGGAAGGAAACAAAGAGATACTCCTGCTGACTGAAGACAACCATTTTGCCGTATTGGACAGCAAAATCAACCTGGTCGCCAAGATCAAAAACCCTTTCCCGGACAGCGATCAAGTCTCCGCACATATCGTTAAAAACGGGTTTGCCAAGGAACGATTGATCGCGATCGTCTCCCCCCGTGAAGTGCATTATTATCGTCTTAAACTATTGCCGCTCCCCCTGCTTATCTATCGGTTTGCCGAGAAAAACGCCATATTTATCAGCATCTTGTTTGGATTCATCATCCTTGCCCTGCTCATCCACTACTTCCGGCGTCGCAGGATGTTTATGTTGGCGACAAACACTCTCAGCCAGGGCTTGATCCTCCTTTCCACAAAGAATCACATCTGTTTTGCCAACCAATATGTGCGCGACCTGATCAGCGGCAAGGAAACGCATGGCAAGCATCTGCACATCAATAGTTTGCGTGAATCTCTGCCTGATCTCTATACTGCGATGGTGGAGTTTTGCGATGGTTCGGAATCCGCCAAAAACCTGGAAATGAAACTCGGTGAGGAGAGACTCGAACACAAGGTAACCATCTTCAAACTATACGGCTTGCGCAAACGCTATATGATCACGCTCATTCCGCTCCGGCAAATTTCGGAACTGGTTCAGGACAAACTCCTCTGGGCGGATATCGCCAGACGCCTCTCTCATCATGTCCGCCGCCATATCACGAATGTCCTCCTGGCGCTCAATCTTTTGCAGCAAGGCGAGTCTGGCGAGGACAAAAGCGCTGAATACATCAAGATCATCAAGGACGAGATCGACAAGATCAGGGTCTTCACCCACGCTTTCCAACGTTTCACCGAGCTGAAGGACTATGATCTGAAGCGGCAGGATATCATTCCCTCGGTGGAACACTGTCTCTCCCGCATCCATATTCCCGAAAACGTCCGACTGATCAAAAACTGGCAGCTAAACTCGCTGGAAGCGTTTATCGAACCGATCCGCTTTGAGGAAGCCTTGACCAATCTTATCAACAATTCCCTGGAAGCCATGCCCGATGGCGGCATCCTGCATATCACGATCAATGAATTTCCCCTGCACGACTGTCCCAAGGGCGCTCTGACCGTCCTTGTGGAGATCGAGGACAGCGGAATCGGAATTCCCCAGAAATACATGGAGGAAATCTGGCGTCCCTTCTTTACCACCAATCAATCCGGCACCGGCATCGGCATCCCCGAATCCCAAAAGATCATCGATTCCATGGGCGGATCGATGAGCATCTCCAGCGAAGAGGGAATCGGCACGGTCGTATCTATCTGGCTGAAAGGAAGTGTCCGTGAATAA